The genomic interval GAGTGGGGCGCGATGATCAAGGCTGTTCTTGCTGATTTGGAGGCGGGCGTTCCCGTAGGGGAGATTGCCGTCGCCTTTCACCGGACGCTCGTTGATTTGATCGCCACCGTCGCCGCGCAAAACCAGATTGAGCAGGTTGTGATGAGCGGCGGGTGTTTCCAAAACAAACGACTTCTCGAAAGCAGCATCGCCCGCTTACAAAACGATGGCTTTCGCCCCTATTGGTCGCAGTGCATCCCCCCCAACGATGGAGGCATTGCCTTAGGGCAAATTGTGGCGGCAGGGCGACAAAGGATCACACCATGTGTTTAGCCGTCCCCGGTCAATTAATCAGTGTTGATGAAAATCCCCCGCTTATGCGCATGGGGAAAGTCAACTTTGGCGGCATTTTCAAGGATGTTCACCTTGCCTATGTGCCAGAGGCGAAGCCCGGTGATTATGTCTTGGTTCATGTCGGCTTTGCCCTGAGTATTATTGATGAAACCGAAGCGAATCGCGTGTTCGAGTATTTGCGGCAAATGGATGAGTTGGCGGAATTATTGCAGTAGCTTCGCTGATTGGACTGCAATCAGCCTTCTTACAAGGACTGCGGGCTGAATGGTTTTTGTCGCCTGACCAGCACCATCTCCCGCATCAACACATACAGCCTGATGAGAAATGCGATCAACGAATAAGGGAGCAATCTCCCTAAAAAATGCTATAGGAGGGTCGCTCGATGCGTGAACCAACGTTTATCACCCTTGATGGGAATGAAGCTGTGGCGAGGGTTGCCTTTAAACTGAACGAAGTGATTGCCATTTACCCGATTACGCCCTCATCGGCTATGGGCGAATGGGCAGATGAATGGGCAGCCAACGGGCAGCGCAACCTGTGGAACACCGTTCCAAGCGTGGTTGAAATGCAGAGCGAGGGTGGCGCAGCCGGCGCTATTCACGGCGCGTTGCAGGCAGGGGCGCTCACGACGACCTTCACCGCCTCGCAAGGGTTGCTCTTGATGATCCCCAACATGTACAAGATTGCTGGTGAACTGACGGCAACCGTCTTTCATGTGGCGGCGCGTTCGCTGGCAGCGCAGGGGTTATCCATCTTTGGCGATCACAGTGATGTTATGGCGGCACGTGCTACTGGCTTTGCCTTGCTTGCCTCAAATTCTGTCCAAGAGGCGCAGGATTTCGCCCTGATTGCCCATGCCGCGACGCTCAAAGCGCGTGTGCCATTCATCCATTTCTTCGATGGTTTTCGCACCTCTCATGAGATTGCCAAAATCGATTTGCTCGACGATGATGACGTGCGGGCAATGATCGATGATTCCCTTGTTTTGGCGCACCGCGCCCGCGCCCTCTCGCCCGACCGCCCCGTACTGCGCGGGACAGCGCAAAACCCCGATGTTTACTTCCAAGCGCGGGAGACGGTCAATCCCTATTACGCGGAGTGTCCAGGCATTGTCCAAGAGGCGATGGATCGTTTTGCCGCCCTGACCGGACGCCAGTATCGCCTCTTTGACTATCATGGCGCACCAGACGCCACACATGTCATTGTCCTGATGGGGTCGGGGGCAGAAGCTGTTCACGAAACGGTTGATTATCTGCGTGGTCAGGGCGAAAAGGTCGGTGTGCTGAAAGTCCACCTCTATCGCCCCTTTGATGTGCAGTGCTTTGCGGCGGCACTTCCCCCGACGGTGGAGCGTCTTGCCGTCCTTGACCGCACCAAAGAGCCGGGCAGCGCCGGCGAACCGCTTTATGTTGATGTTCTGACGGCGCTTTACGAAGTGGGGCGCACGGGAATCACCGTTGTTGGCGGGCGTTACGGGCTTTCCTCCAAAGAATTTAACCCGCCAATGATCCGCGCTGTCTTTGAAAATTTAGCGCAGCCTGAGCCAAAAAATCACTTTACCATCGGGATTCACGATGATGTCTCAGGAACGAGTTTGGCTTATGATCCAGCCTTTTCCATTGAACCAGAGAACGTCACACGGGCGTTGTTTTATGGGCTTGGCTCAGATGGCACAGTGGGCGCAAACAAGAACTCAATCAAGATCATCGGGGAAAGTACCGATCATTATGCTCAGGGCTATTTCGTTTATGACTCGAAAAAATCGGGGTCAATCACCATCTCGCACTTGCGCTTTGGGGCGCAACCCATCCGGGCGACCTACCTGATCACACAGGCAAATTTTATCGCGTGTCACCAAGCGAACTTCCTAGAGCGCTATGACATTTTGGCAGACCTCATGCCGCACGGCGTGTTCTTGCTGAACACCCCTTATGGGGCGGCAGATGTGTGGGATAGGCTGCCACGTCCGGTGCAGGAACATCTGCTTGCTAAAGAGGGGCGTTTTTACATCATTGATGGGTCCAAAGTGGCGCGAGAAAGCGGCATGGGTGGGCGCATCAATACGGTGATGCAAGTCTGCTTCTTCGCTATTTCCGGCGTGCTGCCCAAAGATGAGGCGATTGCCGCCATCAAACATTCGGTTGAAGAAACGTATGGCAAAAAGGGCGGCGACATTGTGGCGATGAACCTTGCCGCGGTGGATCGCACCCTTGATAACCTGATTGAAGTGCCGCTTCCCGCCGCACTCACCAGTCGCCTGAACTTGACTCCGCCAGTGGCGGCGGGTGCGTCGCCCTTCGTGCGCGATGTATTGGGGACGATGATCGCCCGTCGCGGCGATAGTCTCGCCGTGAGCCAGCTTCCGGCGGATGGGACATACCCAACAGGGACAGCGCAGTACGAAAAGCGAAACTTGGCTGAGGAAATCCCCGTTTGGGACGCCGAACTGTGCATCCAGTGTGGAAAATGTGCGCTGGTCTGCCCCCATGCAGTCATTCGCATTAAGACCTATGAGCCAGCGTCACTGGCGGGTGCGCCGGAGACCTTCAAGGCAACCGATGCACGGGATACGGAATGGAAGGGCTTGAAGTACACCATTCAGGTTTCGCCGGAAGACTGCACCGGCTGCGGGATTTGTGTCGATGTGTGTCCGGTCAAGAGCAAATCGGCGGCAAATTACAAGGCGATCAACATGCGCCCACAGCCGCCGATCCGTGCCGAAGAAAACGAAAACTGGGCGTTTTTCACCGCGCTCCCAGAACTAGATCGCCGCCTGATCAAAATCAGCAGCATCCGTCAGCAGCAGGTTCAGCAACCGCTCTTTGAGTTCTCTGGCGCGTGTGCGGGCTGCGGCGAAACGCCCTACCTCAAGCTGATCTCACAACTTTTCGGAGATCGCTCCCTGATTGCCAACGCAACAGGCTGTTCTTCCATTTATGGCGGCAACCTCCCGACAACCCCTTGGGCAAAGAACAGCGAAGGGCGCGGACCGGCGTGGGCAAATTCGCTCTTTGAGGATAACGCTGAGTTTGGCTTGGGAATGCGCGTCGCCCTTGATAAACAGATAGATTATGCCTGCGAGCTGCTCAAACGGATGGCTGGTGAGTTGGGCGAGGATGTTGTTAGCGCCCTGCTCAACGCCGACCAAACCGACGAAGCGGGCATTTACGACCAGCGTGAGCGGGTCAGCCAGCTTAAGGCAGCCCTTGAGCAGAGTACGCACCGCGAAGCGGGCTTGCTGCGCTCTCTTGCCGATGTGTTGGTAAAGAAAGATGTGTGGATCGTCGGCGGCGATGGATGGGCATATGACATTGGGTTCGGCGGCTTGGATCATGTCCTTGCCAGCGGACGAAATGTGAATGTACTGGTCATGGATACAGAGGTCTACTCGAACACGGGTGGGCAGATGTCGAAGGCAACCCCACGTGGCGCGGTGGCAAAGTTTGCCTCTGGGGGCAAGGCTGCCGGGAAAAAAGACCTCGGACTGATCGCCATGTCCTACGGGAACATCTATGTGGCGCGGGTGGCGCTTGGCGGCAAAGATGAGCAAACACTCCGCGCTTTCATTGAAGCGGAAGCCTATCAGGGTCCGTCTCTGATCATCGCCTATAGCCACTGCATTGCACACGGCATCACCATGTCAACGGCGATGAAGAATCAAAAGGCGGCGGTGGATTCCGGTCAATGGCTGCTCTACCGCTACAACCCGAATCATGTTGAGCAAGGCGAAAATCCGCTCACGCTAGACTCCAAACTACCGAAAATCCCTGTCAAAGAGTACATGGAAATGGAAAACCGCTTCAAGATGCTCCGCTTCAGCAAGCCGGCTGTTGCCAAAGAATTGGCAGCGCTGGCACAGGTGGATGTCGAACAGCGTTGGGCGCTTTATGACTACATGGCAAAGCGCGGGCTTCCCTAAATAGAAGCACACTGAAAAGGCGGGAGTGCTTATGCTCCCGCCGCTAAAGCAGCGGGCTGAAAGCAGCCACCCCTTGGGGGTTTAAAAGATATATCCACACAGGCAGTTCTACCTTCTTCACCCCCAAAGCATTTTTGCTTGTGCTTAGAGGGAACGAAAGGGAACTAAGGAGCTACGGGAATGGACTTCTCAACGACCTACCTGCGCAAACGATTACGTTCGCCGCTGGTTGTCTCTGCCAACCCTCTGACGGAGAGCATTGACAACCTAAAGATGATGGAAGATGCCGGAGCGGGGGCAATCGTACTCTATTCACTCTTTGAGGAACAACTGCGCCACGAACAACATGCCCTTCATCACCACCTGACGCATGGGACGGAAAGCTATGCCGAGGCGCTGACCTACTTTCCAGAGCCTGTTGATTATCACACGACCTCCGATGCCTATCTAGAGCATATTCGCAAGGCAAAAGAGGCGGTCAGTATTCCGATTATCGCCAGCCTGAACGGTTCGACGGCGGGTGGCTGGACGATCTTCGCTCAGAAGATCGAGCAGGCGGGCGCGGACGGGCTAGAATTGAATCTCTACTCGATCCCCGCTGACCCAGGCTGGTCGCCAGAGGAAGTGGAGGGGGGCTATCTCGTCACCGCCCAAATTGTCAAAAGCACAATCACCATTCCGGTGGCGATCAAACTCAGCCCCTTTTTCACGAACATGGCGCATTTCGCCCGCCAACTCGATCAGCTTGATATCGATGCGCTGGTCTTGTTCAACCGCTTTTACCAGCCCGATATTGATCTAGAGACAAGCAGCGTCTATCCGCACCTGATCCTGAGTACTTCGCACGATTTACGCCTGCCGCTGCGCTGGATCGCCCTGTTGTATGGGCATTTGAAGGCAAATTTGGCGGCGACGAGCGGGATTCACAGTGCGCAGGATGCGCTGAAGGCGATCATGGCGGGGGCGAATGTGACGATGATGGCATCGGCGCTGTTGAAACACGGGATCACCCATTTGGCAAAGGTGGAACAGGATATGCGTGGGTGGATGGAGCAGCATGAATATGACTCCATCGATCAGATGTGTGGGAGTGTTAGTCAGCAACACTGCGAAAACCCCTCTGAGTTTGAGCGGGTGCAGTACATGCGGGCGCTGACAACCTACTTTCCGCGCCAAGACAGTTAAGCGTTAAATAGATAGCGTAAAGGACGCCCTCGCCATGAAATATAGTGACGAATACCGTGATGCCGAGGCAGCGCAGCGCTTTGCGAAGGCAATCCATAAAACGACCACCCGCCCCTGGACGTTGATGGAAGTCTGTGGCGGACAAACGCACGCTATTGTCAAATTTGGGATAGATGAACTGCTCCCTTCCCAAATCACCTTGCTCCATGGACCGGGCTGCCCGGTGTGTGTGACTCCTGTAGAGTTGATTGACAAGGCGACGGACATTGCCCTTCAACCGGGCGTGATTTTCACCTCGTTTGGGGATATGCTGCGCGTCCCGGGCACACGGCACGATCTCTTAACCTGTAAGGCGAGGGGCGCTGATGTGCGGATGGTCTATTCTCCCCTTGATGCCCTCAAGATTGCCCAGAGCCATCCAGATCGGCAGGTCGTTTTCTTCGCCGTTGGGTTCGAGACAACCGCCCCCGCCAACGCCATGGCGGTTTACCTTGCCCATCAGCAGAGCGTGACGAACTTTTCGATGTTGGTGTCCCATGTCCTGGTCCCACCGGCAATAGAGGCAATTTTGTCCTCACCGCGAAACCGTGTGCAAGGTTTTCTGGCAGCGGGGCATGTCTGCACGGTGGTGGGCTATGAGGAATACCTTCCGCTGGCGGCAAAATACCATGTGCCTTTCGTGGTGACAGGGTTTGAACCGCTGGACATATTGCATGGCATTTACATGACAGTGAAGCAGCTTGAGGAAGGGCGTGCCGAGGTTGAGAACCAATATGCACGCGCCGTTCGCCGTGAGGGGAACACACAGGCGCAGCGCATCGTAGGGGAAGTCTTTACCGTCGTCCACCGCACATGGCGGGGCATAGGGGAAATTCCCCGCAGCGGGCTAGGCTTGCGCCCTCCCTACACCGCCTTTGATGCTGAACAGCGTTTCGGCGTTGCTGATCAGCACAGCCCAGAAAGTAGCGAATGTGTCAGCGGGCTTGTGCTGCAAGGGGAGAAAAAACCCCATGAATGTCCCGCCTTTGGTATACGCTGTACCCCCGAACACCCCTTAGGGGCGACGATGGTGTCTACCGAGGGGGCGTGTGCCGCCTATTACCGTTATCGCCGCGTTGTTCATCCCGAAACGAGCCACGCATGATCACCTCACCCGTTGATCTCTCTGAATTCGCACTCACCTGCCCGCTGCCCATCAGCGATTATCCGGCTGTCCTTTTGGCACATGGCGGTGGCGGCAAACTGACCCACCAGTTGATTGAGCGAATGTTCGTCGCAACCTTTAAGAACACCCTCTTAGATGCCCGTCATGATGGCGCTGTTCTTCCCCCGCAAGGCGGCAGGTTGGCATTTTCGACGGATTCCTATGTAGTTAAACCGCTCTTTTTTCCCGGCGGCGATATTGGCACGTTAGCTGTCACTGGCACGGTGAACGACCTCGCCATGTGCGGCGCACGTCCGGCGTTCCTCAGCGCTGCCTTCATCATCGAAGAAGGGCTGCCGATGGAAACGCTCTGGCGGGTCGTCCAGTCTATGGCGCAAACGGCGCGGTTGGCGGGCGTCCAAATTGTCACGGGCGATACAAAGGTGGTGGATCGCGGCAAGGGCGATGAGCTTTTCATCACAACGGCAGGGACGGGGATCGTTGTGGGCGATCAGGTTATTTCGCCCCGCCGCGTTCAGCCCGGCGACGCTATTGTGGTGAGCGGCGACCTCGGACGACACGGCATGGCGATTATGGCGGCACGGGAGGGCTTGGCGTTCGAGAGCGCCATTGAGAGCGACTGCGCCCCGCTGACCGACCTTGTGTTCGCCTTGCTAGAAGGCGGCATTGAGGTTCACTGCCTGCGTGATTTGACACGCGGCGGGCTTGCCAGCGCCCTGGTGGAGATTGCCGAAGCCAGCGGATGGCGTATTCATATTCATGAAAAGGCAATCGCCGTTCGCGAGGATGTGCGCGGGGCGTGCGAGATTTTAGGACTCGATCCGCTCTATGTGGCGAACGAAGGGCGCTTCGTCGCCTTTATCGCCGGAAAAGATGTTGACCGTGCGCTCAGCCTTTTGCGCCGGCAGGCGGCGGGTAAGGACGCGGCGATTATTGGCGAGGTGCAACCCAAAGCCGATCATCTTGTGACGATGCGCAGTCTGATTGGGACGAATCGCATCGTTGATATGGTCAGCGGCGAACAGCTTCCGCGCATTTGTTAAGTTCATTGACAAGGTGAAGGGGCGGGCAATCCCTCCCCACCGAATTTTAGACAGTCTGATAAAGGTAAGGATAAAGATCATGGCTAAAAAATGGATTTACCTGTTTTCCGAGGGGAACGCAGAGATGCGCGATCTCTTAGGGGGAAAAGGCGCAGGGCTGGCGGAGATGACACGAACGGGCGTCCCCGTCCCGCCCGGTTTCACCATCACCACCGATGCCTGTAACGCTTATTATGATGCCGGACAGAAGTTCCCCGCCGGACTGTGGGAGCAGGTGGTTGCCTGTGTAGGGACGCTAGAAAAACAAACGGGGCGGCGCTTTGCCGATGCCGCCAACCCGCTGTTGGTTTCCGTTCGCAGCGGAGCGAAATTTTCTATGCCCGGAATGATGGATACCGTCCTTGATCTCGGCTTGAACGCAGAGACGCTGCAAGGGCTGGCAGAGCAGACGAAGAACCCTCGCTTTGCCTATGACGCTTACCGTCGCTTCATTCAGCTTTTCGGCAAGATTGTGCTTGGGGTGGATGGCAGTAAATTTGAGCGGGCGCTGACACGGCTGAAGAAACGCCGCCTCGATTCGGAACTGACCACAGAAGAATTGATCAAGCTCTCGGAAACCTTCAAGCAGATTGTCTACGATGAAACGGGCAGCGAGTTCCCCGAAGACCCCTATGCACAGCTTGAACAAGCCATTGCTGCCGTCTTTCGTTCATGGTTCGGGCGGCGTGCCATTGATTACCGCCGTCACAACCACATTCCCGATACGCTAGGGACGGCGGTCAATGTGCAGGCGATGGTTTTTGGGAACATGGGCGGTGACAGCGCCACAGGCGTTGCCTTTACCCGCAACCCTAGCACAGGCGAAGCCGACCTGTTCGGGGAATATTTGGTGAATGCGCAAGGTGAGGATGTGGTTGCCGGTATTCGGACGCCGCAGCCAATCGCCAAACTGAAAGAGGATATGCCCGCCGTCTACGAGCAGTTCAAGGGCATTGTCAACCAGCTTGAACAGCACTACACCGATATGCAGGACGTTGAATTCACCATCGAACGCGGCAAACTGTGGATGCTCCAAACGCGCACCGGAAAACGCACAGGATTGGCGGCGGTGCGGATCGCCGTTGAGATGGTTGAAGAAGGGCTGATCAGCAAGGCAACGGCTGTGCAGCGTGTTGATGCCGAATCGCTGAACCAACTGCTTCACCCAATGCTTGATCCGCACGCCCGCGCCCAGACAAAACCAATCGGGAAAGGCTTGCCCGCCTCCCCCGGTGCGGCTGTGGGCAAGGCGGTGTTCGATCCTGATGAGGCGGAAAAAATGGCGGCGCATGGGGAGCGCATTATCCTCATTCGCAATGAGACAACCCCTGAAGACTTACACGGGATGATCGCCGCCAAAGGACTTCTCACAGCGCATGGTGGGATGACCAGCCACGCGGCGGTGGTGGCACGCGGCATGGGGAAACCGTGTGTTGCCGGAGTGGGCGAACTGCATATCAATTACGCCACCCAGACGGCTGTCCTCGGTGATACGACGCTCAAAAAAGGGGATTGGCTAACCGTCAACGGGACAAGCGGGGAGCTTTTTATTGGGGCGCTGCCCGTTGTTGACCCGATCCTTTCCGATGAATTTACCATGCTCATGGCATGGGCGGATGAATTCCGCACGATGGGTGTGCGTACTAATGCTGATATTCCCCGTGATGCGAAGATTGCCCGCCAGTTTGGGGCGGAGGGGATCGGTCTGTGCCGCACGGAGCATATGTTCTTTGAAGGGGATCGGATTACCGCCATGCGCGAGATGATCCTTGCCGATACAGAGGAGGAACGGCGGGCGGCGCTGGCGAAGATCGAACCGCTTCAGCAGGGCGATTTTGAAGGGTTGTTCCGCGAGATGGACGGGCATCCAGTGATCATCCGCACGCTTGACCCGCCGCTCCATGAATTTTTGCCGCACGGCAACAACGATATTCGGACGCTGGCAGAAAAACTTGGGCTAAGTTTTCAGCGCGTGAAAACGCGGGTGGAAAGCCTTCAAGAGGCGAACCCCATGCTTGGTCTGCGCGGCTGCCGCTTGGGGATTTTGTACCCAGAGATCACCGAGATGCAGGCGCGTGCCATTTTCAATGCGGCGGTCACTGTCCAACGGGAAGGGATCACTGTCTACCCCGAAGTGATGATCCCGCTGGTGGCAACGGTTGCCGAGTTGAAAGAACAAGCTGACCTTGTGCGCCGCGTTGCCGAGGAAGTTCAAACCCTTACGGGTGCCTCGCTGGACTATAAAATTGGGACGATGATCGAACTTCCGCGTGCGGCGTTGGTTGCTCATAACATTGCGGAGGTGGCGGAGTTCTTCAGCTTTGGGACAAACGACCTCACCCAAACGACGCTTGGTCTCAGCCGTGATGATGCAGGGCGCTTCTTGCCCATGTATGTTGATCATAAAATCTTCAGCCAAGACCCCTTCGAGTCCATTGACCAAGAAGGTGTAGGGCAGTTGGTGCGTATGGCGACAGAACGCGGGCGGGCGACGAACCCCGCGTTGGAGGTGGGCATCTGTGGTGAACATGGCGGCAACCCCGCCAGTGTGATGTTCTTTTACGATGTGGGGTTGGATTACGTCAGTTGTTCCCCCTTCCGTGTCCCCGTCGCCAAACTTGCGGCGGCGCAAGCGGCACTAGCCGCACAGGGGGCGTTGGTAAAGATCGATAAGTAACCCCCGATAACGTCCGGCGCGGTTGTGTTTCTCCAGACGAACGCGCCGGAGGGTATGTGAGCGGCTGAATTGTCCTCAGCGCCGCAGCCACCCGCCACCAGCATGAATGGCGATCACCCGCCCCGTGTTTTCGGTGATTGTCATGACGCCCTCTTGTGAGGCATTACCCTCCATCGTCGTCTGGTAGGCATATTCCGTCCCTAACGCCCATCCCAAGCGATCTCGGACGTTGGGTTGTGTTCGCCAGACTAAGCCAAACCCCCGTATCGGCTGAAGGACACCCTCTGGCGGGGTGATGCCCGGATCGCTTTCGGCGTCCCCCTCGCGGAATTGATCGGGGAAGGACGTCCACTCGCCGCCCTCATAGAGGACATAAATCCGGTTTTGACTCTGCACCCAGAGCATCAGCCCGCGTTGGAAGGGTTGTTGGGCGACCAAGCCGGGCAAGATCGCGCCGGAGGGGGGGGCGCTGGCGCAGCCCATGACTGGATCGGGAAGCGTGCCATCGGGGCAGGCAAGGGCAACGCTCAAGGTTTGTGTCAGCGGGCTTGATTCCGACCCGGCGAGGAGCGTAAAACGCACCTCGATCTTCGCCGTTTGGGGGATGGTCACTTGGAGCGTCCCCGTCCCCGGCACTACCCATGATTGATCCCGTTCACCTTCGGCAACCTCGCGGAAGATCGTCCCCATTTTGACGCCCTCTAGCGACCAGGCAAGGGTGATTGTGCTGCCCGGTTGGGTCGTTAGTGCATCAGCGGTGAAATAGTTGATGCGCACTGTGCCGCCGACAATACCTCCCCCTTCAAGGGTTGGCGTGTAAGGCAACGGAGAGGGGGCAAAGCCTAAAAGCGGCGTGGGCGACGCACCAAAGGTGGGCGTGGGGGGAATGATTTTCGTCGGGGAGGGGACGCCCGTCGGCTCAATGCGTGTGGCGGAAGGAATGGGGGTGATCGAGGGCGTCAGGGTTGGGCGGACAGTGGGCAAGATCGGCTCTACCGCCGCCCCACACCCGGCTAGGCTGAAGCCAACGATCAAGAGGCACAGTACCCCGACACAGCGCACAGGACGATGACCGGGGAAAGGCATAGCGCACACCGCTTTTAGGGTTAGTCGGCTGGTGGCGGGACGGGCAGTTCTGTTTCGGGAATGGCTTTGTATTTCTCCCCGATCTCCACCAACATACGCGGGATGCCGTCTACAATCGGGTATTTGCAGCCGCTGTCGTCGCAAACCAACCAGCAGCCATGAACAAGGCGGAGTTTGCCGGGGTCGTTGCCCTTATCTTGGTAGTGAACAGCGACAGGGCAGCGTAGAATGGCGAGAAAATCGGGCGCAATGCCTGTAGGTTTGTTGCTCATGGGTGATTCTAGTATCCATTTTAGCGCGTTTGCTTCAGATAGCCTGTCAGATTATCAAAACGTTAGAGCTTACGCAGTTGACCTTGTTTCCCCTGTAGTCATCGAAACATCGAAAGGGAATGTTTGAGGGAGCTTCCCCCTCAAACACCTCATTCCCCCTCTCTCCTCGTGGGGAGAGGGGGGTAGGCGGTGAAGGCAACTGCGTAACGTCTAAAAGTATAACGCAAGTGTAGGGTAAGCACAGAGACAAGACCTCCCACTGGCGCTCCGGCGCTTACAACAAGCGATAGAGGCGATCCGAAACGTAGAGAACGGCGACCTCCGTCCCAACTTTGGGTAATGCCGTTTTGCGAAGATCGTCGCGGTCTTCGCGCAGGATGCCGATCACCTCGCGCTGATCGGGAGTGCGGAATTTGTAATGGAGGGTCACAATGTAGCTTGCTCCGCGCTCTAACGCCTCTGCTTTTGTGATCTCCCCACGCAGCACCATGCCCCGCCGTTCAAAGTGACGGTTACGCAGGCTGATAAGGACGGCACGCCCCGTCAGGATTGCCGCTCCTGCCGCCGGCACAATGCCGATGATCAATGCCAGATCAAGATCAATGGGGATCAGTTGTTGGAAGGCAAGGGTAGATCGGCGGGGATTTTCTGGGAGGTATTTGATGTAGATCGCCGCCCCCTCGGTGAACGCCTCAAAGGTAGCGCGATCTATATCCGCCTCACCGCTGAATGATTCCCCTTGCGCGGTGGTAAAGGCAAAGGTGACCAGCCAACGATCAACTGCCCCCCGCAAGGACGTTAGTTGCGAGCGCCCGGTGACTGTGGCGGGAAGGGTAATCGCCCGCGCTTCGGCGTCGGCGCTTTGACGGACGGTGCGAACGCCCTCCAAAACTGCGCCGAAGGTACACAAGGCAGCGATCACCACCGCGCCAAGCGCCACTAACCAATGCCCCCCCAAGCTGACACGATCCCGCGCCGTCCCCTGCACGATTCCATA from Anaerolineales bacterium carries:
- the nifJ gene encoding pyruvate:ferredoxin (flavodoxin) oxidoreductase; the protein is MREPTFITLDGNEAVARVAFKLNEVIAIYPITPSSAMGEWADEWAANGQRNLWNTVPSVVEMQSEGGAAGAIHGALQAGALTTTFTASQGLLLMIPNMYKIAGELTATVFHVAARSLAAQGLSIFGDHSDVMAARATGFALLASNSVQEAQDFALIAHAATLKARVPFIHFFDGFRTSHEIAKIDLLDDDDVRAMIDDSLVLAHRARALSPDRPVLRGTAQNPDVYFQARETVNPYYAECPGIVQEAMDRFAALTGRQYRLFDYHGAPDATHVIVLMGSGAEAVHETVDYLRGQGEKVGVLKVHLYRPFDVQCFAAALPPTVERLAVLDRTKEPGSAGEPLYVDVLTALYEVGRTGITVVGGRYGLSSKEFNPPMIRAVFENLAQPEPKNHFTIGIHDDVSGTSLAYDPAFSIEPENVTRALFYGLGSDGTVGANKNSIKIIGESTDHYAQGYFVYDSKKSGSITISHLRFGAQPIRATYLITQANFIACHQANFLERYDILADLMPHGVFLLNTPYGAADVWDRLPRPVQEHLLAKEGRFYIIDGSKVARESGMGGRINTVMQVCFFAISGVLPKDEAIAAIKHSVEETYGKKGGDIVAMNLAAVDRTLDNLIEVPLPAALTSRLNLTPPVAAGASPFVRDVLGTMIARRGDSLAVSQLPADGTYPTGTAQYEKRNLAEEIPVWDAELCIQCGKCALVCPHAVIRIKTYEPASLAGAPETFKATDARDTEWKGLKYTIQVSPEDCTGCGICVDVCPVKSKSAANYKAINMRPQPPIRAEENENWAFFTALPELDRRLIKISSIRQQQVQQPLFEFSGACAGCGETPYLKLISQLFGDRSLIANATGCSSIYGGNLPTTPWAKNSEGRGPAWANSLFEDNAEFGLGMRVALDKQIDYACELLKRMAGELGEDVVSALLNADQTDEAGIYDQRERVSQLKAALEQSTHREAGLLRSLADVLVKKDVWIVGGDGWAYDIGFGGLDHVLASGRNVNVLVMDTEVYSNTGGQMSKATPRGAVAKFASGGKAAGKKDLGLIAMSYGNIYVARVALGGKDEQTLRAFIEAEAYQGPSLIIAYSHCIAHGITMSTAMKNQKAAVDSGQWLLYRYNPNHVEQGENPLTLDSKLPKIPVKEYMEMENRFKMLRFSKPAVAKELAALAQVDVEQRWALYDYMAKRGLP
- the hypE gene encoding hydrogenase expression/formation protein HypE; the encoded protein is MITSPVDLSEFALTCPLPISDYPAVLLAHGGGGKLTHQLIERMFVATFKNTLLDARHDGAVLPPQGGRLAFSTDSYVVKPLFFPGGDIGTLAVTGTVNDLAMCGARPAFLSAAFIIEEGLPMETLWRVVQSMAQTARLAGVQIVTGDTKVVDRGKGDELFITTAGTGIVVGDQVISPRRVQPGDAIVVSGDLGRHGMAIMAAREGLAFESAIESDCAPLTDLVFALLEGGIEVHCLRDLTRGGLASALVEIAEASGWRIHIHEKAIAVREDVRGACEILGLDPLYVANEGRFVAFIAGKDVDRALSLLRRQAAGKDAAIIGEVQPKADHLVTMRSLIGTNRIVDMVSGEQLPRIC
- a CDS encoding dihydroorotate dehydrogenase-like protein → MDFSTTYLRKRLRSPLVVSANPLTESIDNLKMMEDAGAGAIVLYSLFEEQLRHEQHALHHHLTHGTESYAEALTYFPEPVDYHTTSDAYLEHIRKAKEAVSIPIIASLNGSTAGGWTIFAQKIEQAGADGLELNLYSIPADPGWSPEEVEGGYLVTAQIVKSTITIPVAIKLSPFFTNMAHFARQLDQLDIDALVLFNRFYQPDIDLETSSVYPHLILSTSHDLRLPLRWIALLYGHLKANLAATSGIHSAQDALKAIMAGANVTMMASALLKHGITHLAKVEQDMRGWMEQHEYDSIDQMCGSVSQQHCENPSEFERVQYMRALTTYFPRQDS
- a CDS encoding HypC/HybG/HupF family hydrogenase formation chaperone; the encoded protein is MCLAVPGQLISVDENPPLMRMGKVNFGGIFKDVHLAYVPEAKPGDYVLVHVGFALSIIDETEANRVFEYLRQMDELAELLQ
- the hypD gene encoding hydrogenase formation protein HypD, giving the protein MKYSDEYRDAEAAQRFAKAIHKTTTRPWTLMEVCGGQTHAIVKFGIDELLPSQITLLHGPGCPVCVTPVELIDKATDIALQPGVIFTSFGDMLRVPGTRHDLLTCKARGADVRMVYSPLDALKIAQSHPDRQVVFFAVGFETTAPANAMAVYLAHQQSVTNFSMLVSHVLVPPAIEAILSSPRNRVQGFLAAGHVCTVVGYEEYLPLAAKYHVPFVVTGFEPLDILHGIYMTVKQLEEGRAEVENQYARAVRREGNTQAQRIVGEVFTVVHRTWRGIGEIPRSGLGLRPPYTAFDAEQRFGVADQHSPESSECVSGLVLQGEKKPHECPAFGIRCTPEHPLGATMVSTEGACAAYYRYRRVVHPETSHA